The Streptomyces laurentii genome contains a region encoding:
- a CDS encoding deoR-family transcriptional regulator (DeoR-family transcriptional regulator [Streptomyces clavuligerus ATCC27064];~Helix-turn-helix domains; cl00088;~Predicted transcriptional regulator [Transcription];~WYL domain; cl14852;~identified by MetaGeneAnnotator; putative) encodes MTDTPARLLNLLSLLQTPREWPGSELADRLDVSPRTIRRDIDRLRDLGYPVEATKGALGGYRLVAGTAMPPLLLDDEEAVAIAVGLRAGAGHAIEGVEEASVRALAKLEQVLPSRLRHRVSTLQNATIPLTRGDGATVAPQTLTTLAGAVTGQERLRFGYRAGDGAETKRLVEPYRLVSTGRRWYLVAYDLGRDDWRTFRVDRVSDPFPTGARYTPRELPAGDVAEFMTRSMSRAQPELELDVTFEAPVEVVAARLPAHLVPVAEGEGRCRLRVRTVDSAEWLVARLAMVEVGFRVHGPESLVGYVREVAGRLGASVG; translated from the coding sequence ATGACGGACACTCCGGCACGACTCCTGAATCTGCTGTCGCTCCTCCAGACCCCGCGCGAGTGGCCCGGCAGCGAACTGGCCGACCGGCTCGACGTCTCGCCGCGCACCATCCGCCGGGACATCGACCGGCTCCGCGACCTCGGCTACCCCGTCGAGGCGACCAAGGGAGCACTCGGCGGCTACCGGCTCGTCGCCGGCACCGCCATGCCCCCGCTCCTCCTCGACGACGAGGAGGCCGTGGCCATCGCCGTCGGGCTGCGGGCCGGGGCGGGGCACGCCATCGAAGGCGTGGAGGAGGCGTCCGTACGCGCCCTCGCCAAACTGGAACAGGTCCTCCCGTCCCGCCTCCGGCACCGCGTCTCCACCCTCCAGAACGCCACGATCCCGCTCACCCGCGGCGACGGCGCCACCGTCGCGCCGCAGACGCTCACCACGCTCGCCGGCGCGGTCACCGGGCAGGAACGGCTGCGGTTCGGGTACCGGGCGGGCGACGGCGCCGAGACGAAGCGGCTCGTCGAGCCGTACCGGCTCGTGTCCACCGGGCGGCGCTGGTACCTCGTCGCGTACGACCTCGGGCGCGACGACTGGCGGACCTTCCGCGTCGACCGGGTCAGCGACCCCTTCCCGACCGGCGCGCGCTACACGCCGCGGGAGCTGCCCGCGGGGGACGTGGCCGAGTTCATGACGCGCTCCATGTCACGGGCGCAGCCGGAACTGGAGCTGGACGTGACGTTCGAGGCGCCGGTGGAGGTGGTGGCGGCGCGGTTGCCGGCGCACCTGGTGCCGGTGGCGGAGGGGGAAGGGCGGTGCCGGCTGCGGGTGCGGACGGTGGATTCGGCGGAGTGGCTGGTGGCGCGGTTGGCGATGGTGGAGGTGGGGTTTCGGGTGCATGGGCCGGAGTCGTTGGTGGGGTACGTGAGGGAGGTGGCGGGTCGGTTGGGGGCGTCTGTGGGGTGA
- a CDS encoding RNA polymerase principal sigma factor hrdD (DNA binding residues [nucleotide binding];~RNA polymerase principal sigma factor HrdD [Streptomyces venezuelae ATCC10712];~RNA polymerase sigma factor, cyanobacterial RpoD-like family; TIGR02997;~Sigma-70 factor, region 1.2; pfam00140;~Sigma-70 region 2; pfam04542;~Sigma-70 region 3; pfam04539;~Sigma70, region (SR) 4 refers to the most C-terminal of four conserved domains foundin Escherichia coli (Ec) sigma70, the main housekeeping sigma, and related sigma-factors (SFs). A SF isa dissociable subunit of RNA polymerase, it directs bacterial or...; cd06171;~identified by MetaGeneAnnotator; putative): MATRAVARRQSSAKSGAGRASSVRVVGGEIADRDLVGMYLDEIARTPLLDAAKEVELSQTIEAGVYARQILDGEVETKAGGASREELEALVAEGERAKDLFIKSNLRLVVAVARRYPRSGLPLLDLIQEGNAGLVRAVEKFDYAKGFKFSTYATWWIRQAITRSIADQSRTIRLPVHLVEELGRIRRVQREFNREHGREPEPAEIATELGSTPERVTDVLDWARDPVSLNMSVDDEGETQFGDLLEDTSAVTPEQSVLTLLRSEELDDLIDKLDHRTASIIRMRYGIEDGRERTLTEVGKEHGLTRERIRQIEKHALLELKKMAHDTGFDAVA, encoded by the coding sequence ATGGCAACCCGTGCCGTCGCCCGTCGTCAGTCCTCCGCCAAGAGCGGAGCCGGCCGGGCCAGCAGCGTTCGCGTCGTGGGCGGGGAGATCGCCGACCGCGACCTGGTCGGCATGTACCTCGACGAGATCGCGCGTACGCCCCTGCTCGACGCCGCCAAGGAAGTCGAACTCTCCCAGACCATCGAGGCGGGCGTCTACGCCCGGCAGATCCTCGACGGCGAGGTGGAGACCAAGGCCGGCGGAGCCTCCCGCGAGGAGCTGGAGGCGCTGGTCGCCGAGGGCGAGCGCGCCAAGGACCTCTTCATCAAGTCCAACCTCCGCCTCGTCGTCGCCGTCGCCCGCCGCTACCCGCGCAGCGGCCTGCCGCTGCTCGACCTGATCCAGGAGGGCAACGCGGGCCTGGTGCGCGCGGTCGAGAAGTTCGACTACGCGAAGGGCTTCAAGTTCTCCACGTACGCCACGTGGTGGATCCGCCAGGCCATCACCCGCTCCATAGCCGACCAGTCCCGCACCATCCGGCTCCCCGTCCACCTGGTGGAGGAGCTCGGCCGGATCCGCCGCGTCCAGCGCGAGTTCAACCGCGAGCACGGCCGCGAGCCGGAGCCCGCCGAGATCGCCACCGAACTGGGCTCCACCCCGGAACGCGTCACGGACGTCCTGGACTGGGCGCGCGACCCGGTGTCGCTCAACATGTCGGTCGACGACGAGGGCGAGACGCAGTTCGGCGACCTGCTGGAGGACACCTCGGCGGTCACGCCGGAGCAGTCCGTCCTCACCCTCCTGCGCAGCGAGGAACTGGACGACCTGATCGACAAGCTCGACCACCGCACCGCCTCCATCATCCGGATGCGCTACGGCATCGAGGACGGCCGCGAACGCACCCTCACCGAGGTCGGCAAGGAACACGGCCTCACCCGCGAACGCATCCGCCAGATCGAGAAGCACGCCCTCCTGGAACTGAAGAAGATGGCCCACGACACAGGCTTCGACGCCGTAGCGTGA
- a CDS encoding extradiol ring-cleavage dioxygenase III subunit B (The Class III extradiol dioxygenase, 4,5-DOPA Dioxygenase, catalyzes the incorporation of both atoms of molecular oxygen into 4,5-dihydroxy-phenylalanine; cd07363;~extradiol ring-cleavage dioxygenase III subunit B [Streptomyces viridochromogenes DSM40736];~identified by MetaGeneAnnotator; putative;~metal binding site [ion binding];~putative active site [active]) has protein sequence MDAATGTTLDHPTPAPARMPALYLSHGAPPLADDAVWPGQLAAWSAGLPRPKAVLMVSAHWEEAPLALGATETVPLVYDFWGFPERYYRVRYAAPGAPALAESVRKLLRAPGSPVQDTPDRGLDHGAYVPLVEMYPDADIPVLQISLPTLDPRRLMDIGRKLAPLRDEGVLIVGSGFFTHNLAALRHAGVPGWSVEFDAWGHEALAAQDVDALLDFEHKSPSGRLAHPRTEHFAPLFVAMGAADAAGDLDEQRSVIDGFWMGLAKRSVQFG, from the coding sequence ATGGACGCAGCCACCGGCACCACGCTCGACCACCCCACCCCGGCCCCCGCCCGGATGCCGGCCCTCTATCTCTCACACGGCGCCCCGCCGCTCGCCGACGACGCCGTCTGGCCGGGCCAGCTGGCCGCCTGGTCGGCCGGCCTGCCCCGCCCCAAAGCCGTCCTCATGGTCTCCGCGCACTGGGAGGAGGCCCCGCTGGCCCTCGGCGCCACCGAGACCGTGCCGCTCGTCTACGACTTCTGGGGCTTCCCCGAGCGCTACTACCGCGTGCGGTACGCGGCCCCGGGCGCGCCGGCGCTCGCCGAGTCCGTCCGCAAGCTGCTGCGCGCCCCCGGCTCGCCCGTGCAGGACACGCCCGACCGGGGCCTCGACCACGGCGCGTACGTGCCGCTCGTCGAGATGTACCCGGACGCCGACATCCCCGTCCTCCAGATCTCCCTGCCCACCCTCGACCCGCGCCGCCTCATGGACATCGGCCGCAAGCTGGCCCCGCTGCGCGACGAGGGCGTGCTGATCGTCGGCAGCGGCTTCTTCACCCACAACCTGGCCGCCCTGCGGCACGCGGGCGTGCCCGGCTGGTCCGTCGAGTTCGACGCCTGGGGCCACGAGGCGCTCGCCGCGCAGGACGTCGACGCCCTGCTCGATTTCGAACACAAGTCCCCCTCCGGCCGCCTCGCCCACCCGCGCACCGAGCACTTCGCCCCGCTCTTCGTCGCCATGGGCGCGGCGGACGCGGCCGGCGACCTCGACGAGCAGCGCAGCGTCATCGACGGCTTCTGGATGGGCCTGGCGAAGCGCTCGGTCCAGTTCGGCTGA
- a CDS encoding marR family transcriptional regulator (MarR family transcriptional regulator [Streptomyces avermitilis MA-4680];~MarR family; pfam12802;~Transcriptional regulators [Transcription]; COG1846;~identified by MetaGeneAnnotator; putative): MTEPRWLSDEEQCVWRSYLHATTLLEDHLDRQLQRDAGMPHLYYALLVQLSQAPRRRLRMTELAKDAKITRSRLSHAIARLEKNGWVARETCPSDKRGQFAALTDEGAEVLRRTAPGHVGAVRQALFDRLTPEQAEQLGAIMRSVAEGLQPEGPDADLPWLR; this comes from the coding sequence ATGACCGAACCCCGTTGGCTCAGTGACGAGGAACAGTGCGTCTGGCGTTCCTACCTCCACGCCACCACCCTCCTGGAGGACCATCTCGACCGCCAGCTGCAGCGCGACGCCGGGATGCCGCACCTCTACTACGCGCTGCTCGTCCAGCTCTCCCAGGCGCCGCGGCGCCGGCTGCGGATGACCGAGCTGGCCAAGGACGCGAAGATCACCCGGTCCCGGCTCTCGCACGCGATCGCCCGCCTGGAGAAGAACGGCTGGGTCGCCCGCGAGACCTGCCCCTCCGACAAGCGCGGCCAGTTCGCCGCGCTGACCGACGAGGGGGCCGAGGTGCTGCGCCGGACCGCGCCCGGGCACGTCGGGGCCGTACGGCAGGCGCTCTTCGACCGGCTCACGCCGGAGCAGGCCGAGCAGCTCGGCGCGATCATGCGGTCCGTCGCCGAGGGACTCCAGCCCGAGGGCCCGGACGCCGATCTGCCCTGGCTGCGCTGA
- a CDS encoding M6 family metalloprotease domain protein (M6 family metalloprotease domain protein [Streptomyces fulvissimus DSM40593];~M6 family metalloprotease domain; TIGR03296;~UniProt-pubmed:11572948; UniProt-pubmed:20624727; UniProt-pubmed:19167423; UniProt-pubmed:21463507; UniProt-pubmed:18375553; UniProt-pubmed:12000953; secreted protein;~identified by MetaGeneAnnotator; putative), whose amino-acid sequence MQDTRRRIRRPVVLASAATLALAALATASATLPGPAPASAGPVATGHGKESLVPCRIATTMGVQMSEGVPTAPGYVHSTGSVRALSLMVDFPDAPGQGTAMSRFREFFPQTAQWFEVSSYGRLHYRAEAPIPDWLRMPHPFSSYAVGRGSPYEPGYRTLVEDIVKAADGRVDFSAYDLVNVLVTPNAGPSALDTVLSVTFSGNEEAPYADGVALSNTSFVYSRQDDGSGAYGKTGYRVLPHENGHVFGLPDLYTPDGGGTVGHWDIMSEDWGANNDLLGWHKWKLGWLDNDQVHCAARPGDFAYTLTPLAVEGGPKLIFVPLSATSGYAVEVRTRGGNDEAVCKPGVLVYRVDTDVDTGHGPVTVTDSTHGSAGCTRRPNVHAELSDAPYGPGESFVDRTDGVRITVLDKDEESGGYRVRVSRR is encoded by the coding sequence ATGCAGGACACCCGCCGTCGGATACGCAGACCCGTCGTCCTGGCCTCGGCGGCCACGCTCGCGCTCGCCGCCCTCGCGACGGCCAGCGCCACCCTGCCCGGCCCGGCCCCCGCCTCCGCGGGGCCGGTGGCCACCGGGCACGGGAAGGAGTCGCTGGTGCCGTGCCGGATCGCCACGACGATGGGTGTGCAGATGTCGGAAGGGGTGCCCACCGCACCCGGTTACGTGCACTCCACCGGGTCCGTACGGGCCCTCAGCCTGATGGTCGACTTCCCGGACGCGCCCGGGCAGGGCACGGCGATGAGCCGCTTCCGCGAGTTCTTCCCGCAGACCGCCCAGTGGTTCGAGGTCAGCTCCTACGGCCGGCTGCACTACCGCGCCGAGGCCCCGATACCCGACTGGCTGCGGATGCCCCACCCCTTCTCGTCGTACGCGGTCGGGCGCGGCTCCCCCTACGAGCCGGGCTACCGCACGCTCGTCGAGGACATCGTGAAGGCGGCCGACGGGCGGGTGGACTTCAGCGCGTACGACCTGGTCAACGTGCTCGTCACACCGAACGCCGGGCCGTCCGCCCTGGACACCGTCCTGTCCGTCACCTTCTCCGGCAACGAGGAGGCGCCCTACGCCGACGGGGTCGCGCTGTCCAACACGTCCTTCGTCTACAGCCGGCAGGACGACGGCTCCGGCGCGTACGGCAAGACCGGCTACCGCGTGCTGCCGCACGAGAACGGCCATGTCTTCGGGCTGCCCGACCTCTACACGCCGGACGGCGGCGGCACTGTCGGGCACTGGGACATCATGTCGGAGGACTGGGGGGCCAACAACGACCTGCTGGGCTGGCACAAGTGGAAGCTCGGCTGGCTCGACAACGACCAGGTGCACTGCGCCGCCCGGCCCGGCGACTTCGCGTACACGCTGACCCCGCTGGCCGTCGAGGGCGGCCCCAAGCTGATCTTCGTGCCGCTCTCCGCCACCTCCGGGTACGCGGTCGAGGTGCGCACCCGCGGGGGCAACGACGAGGCGGTCTGCAAGCCCGGCGTCCTCGTCTACCGGGTCGACACGGACGTGGACACCGGGCACGGGCCGGTCACCGTCACCGACAGCACCCACGGCAGCGCCGGCTGCACGCGGCGGCCCAACGTCCACGCGGAGCTGTCGGACGCCCCGTACGGGCCGGGCGAGTCCTTCGTCGACCGGACCGACGGCGTCCGGATCACCGTCCTCGACAAGGACGAGGAGTCGGGCGGCTACCGGGTCCGGGTGAGCCGGCGCTGA
- a CDS encoding tetR-family transcriptional regulator (identified by MetaGeneAnnotator; putative;~sequence version:1) — translation MARQMRAVRTRDALVESAAALFDRDGFDVASLAAVSARAGVSSGALNFHFPSKVELAEAVVAAAAERLVRIIRDREAPTLQSVIDASHELVRGLRGDAVLRAGFALSGCRRARRRCDAAGDGPGTDLRRLWCGWVESVVARAEREGQLAPDVTAEEVTETVVAVATGHAVLGTQDPRWLEGAPLTRFWALLLPRVVGAARAGLFVAAGARGTEPLHPRPVAVTVGGEV, via the coding sequence TTGGCCAGGCAGATGCGGGCGGTACGGACGCGCGACGCCCTCGTCGAGTCGGCGGCCGCGCTCTTCGACCGGGACGGCTTCGACGTCGCCTCGCTCGCGGCCGTCAGCGCCCGGGCCGGGGTCAGCAGCGGCGCCCTGAACTTCCACTTCCCCAGCAAGGTGGAGCTGGCCGAGGCGGTCGTCGCGGCCGCCGCCGAACGGCTCGTCCGGATCATCCGGGACCGCGAGGCGCCGACACTCCAGTCGGTGATCGACGCCAGCCACGAACTCGTCCGGGGCCTGCGCGGCGACGCCGTCCTGCGGGCCGGCTTCGCGCTGAGCGGCTGCCGCCGGGCCCGCCGCCGCTGCGACGCCGCGGGCGACGGCCCCGGTACGGATCTGCGGCGGCTGTGGTGCGGCTGGGTCGAGTCCGTCGTCGCCCGGGCCGAGCGCGAGGGCCAGCTGGCGCCGGACGTGACGGCCGAGGAGGTGACCGAGACGGTCGTCGCGGTCGCCACCGGGCACGCGGTCCTCGGCACCCAGGACCCGCGCTGGCTGGAGGGGGCCCCGCTGACCCGGTTCTGGGCGCTCCTGCTGCCCCGCGTGGTGGGCGCGGCCCGGGCCGGGCTCTTCGTGGCCGCGGGGGCGCGGGGGACGGAGCCGCTCCACCCCCGGCCGGTGGCGGTCACGGTGGGTGGCGAGGTCTGA